The Microlunatus antarcticus genomic interval CTGCAGGCGGACCCGCTGATGGACCTCACCGGGGCGGTCGCGTTCCTGGAGCTGGAGCCGTACGACGGGGCCGTGGCCGACAGTGAGTGGCTGCTCGGGCTCGCGGTCCAGCGCTACGGGCCCGACGTCGCCCGCTGGATCGGGGTCTACCGGCGCTACTTCGGCTTCTACTTCTCCGACACCGCCGAGCACGACCCGCGGACGTACGCGTGGTGCCTGCGTCAGCTCGACGGGGAGTAGGCCCGGACCATGCGCTCGGAGGACGTCCGGACCCTGCAGCTCGCGCCGCTGTGGGTGCTGAGCGCCCTCGTGGGCACGCACACGCGCTTCGCCGAGCCGGACCTCGCGACCTTCTGGGACGCGGTGGTGAGCGAGGGCCTGCGGGCGCCCGCCGCGGCCCGTGACCTGCTGGCCACGCTGACCCTCGACCGGACGGGGCTGCTGCTCGACCTCGAGCTCGACGGACGTTCCGTGGTGTCGGGGCTGCGGGACGTGGTGACCGTCCTGGGTCCGGCCGACCGGGTCGCCGGCTACCGGCGGGCGCTCGTCCGCATCGGCGGCGCGGTCGCGCGGGCGCGCGGGCCCTACGGGTGTCAGATCAGCAGCGAGGACCTGAACCGGCTGCTGCTCGTCGCGCAGCTGCTCGACTACTCGCCCTCGCGCGCCGACGCCGCCTGAGCCGAGCCGGCGCTCAGCGGCAGAAGGACGCGCGGACGGCGTCAGCGAGCGCCGCGCGGCGGGCGGCGTGCACCGCTTCCGGCTCGTCGGCGGTGGCGGTGAACGTGAGCGAGGACTGCGCCCACGAGCTGGCCATGCCGACGACGAGGCTGTAGATGTCCAGCGGTTGCATGGTGTCGACGAGGATCCCCTGCGCCTGCGCCATCTCGATGCGGGCCACCACCTGCACGTCGACGCCGCCGACCCGGGCGTACAGGTCGCCGGTCGGCGTGCGTTCCAGCCGGGCCCAGGTCGCGAGCCGGACCAGCACCGGGTCCTGCAGGTAGTAGTCGTAGACGCCCACGGCGTACTCCGGCAGCCGCTCCGGGTCGAACCAGCCGTTGGCCACGTGCGTCTGCACGTAGTGGCCGAAGACCAGGTCGAACAGGGTCTCCTTGTTGCCGAAGTAGTGGTAGAGCTGCGCCTTGTTCGTCTGCGCGGCCGCAGCGATCCGGTCGACCCGCCCGCCGGCGAGCCCGTGCTCCGCGAACTCGGCCGTGGCGGCCGCCATGATGCGGGCGCGGGTGGCGTCGGCGTCGCGGATCGGCATGGCTCGATCTTACAACCAACCGGTCGGTTGATTACCGACTCGAGCCGTCCTACAGTTTCAACCATCTAGTTGGTTGATCGAGAGGCACGACATGACCAAGAACGACATCCGGGGTCTGACGAAGGACTCCACCGCCGACGACGTGCTCGCCGGCATCGACCTGACGGGCAAGCGCGCCGTCGTCACCGGCGCGGCCAGCGGCATCGGCGTAGAGACCGCGCGTTCCCTCGCGCGGGCCGGTGCCGACGTGACGATCGCCGTCCGCAACACCACCAAGGGCCGCGAGGTCGCCGCCGACATCGAGGCGACGACCGGCCGCGCCGTGACCGTCTCCGAGCTGCACCTCGACGAGATCGCGTCGGTCCACGCGTTCGTGACGGCGTGGTCCGGACCGCTGCACATCCTGGTGAACAACGCCGGGATCATGGACAGCCCACTCGCCTACACGTCCGCCGGCTGGGAGTCGCAGCTCGCGACGAACCACCTCGGCCACTTCGCCCTCGCGACCGGCCTGCACGAGGCCCTCGTCGAGGCCGGCTCGGCCCGGGTGGTCGCCGTGTCCTCGAGCGGCCACGGCAGCTCGCCCTTCCACTTCGAGGACCCGTTCTTCGTGCGCCGGGAGTACACGCCGAACCTCGGCTACGGGCAGTCCAAGACCGCCAACGTGCTCTTCGCGGTCGAGGCCCAGCGCCGCTGGGGCGCCGAGGGCATCACGGCCAACGCCCTGATGCCGGGCGGCATCTGGACCGGCCTGCAGAAGCACTGGGACCCGGAGGTCCTGGCGACGCTCAAGCGCGACGCCGTGGACGTCGTCAAGACCACCGAGCAGGGCGCCTCGACCTCGGTCCTGCTGGCCACGGCCCCCGAGCTCGAGGGCTACGGCGGGCGCTACTTCGAGGACAACCGCGAGGCGCAGGTCGTGCCCGAGATCTACGACGTCGTGTACGGCGTGGTGCCCTGGGCCGTCGACCCGGAGGCGGCGTCCCGGCTGTGGGACGTCTCGACCGCGCTGGTCGACGCCGAGCTCGTCCGGCTGGGCCTGACCACGTCCCGCTGAGGTCGCCTCTGGAGCTCCTGACCCGCATCGCTAGGGTGCGGGTCATGAGCGAGGCAACGGCGGCCAGCACCCCTCCGGTCCTGGGCATCGACATCGGCGGCAGCGGCATCAAGGGAGCTCCGGTCGACCTGAGCACCGGCGAGTTCGCGGCCGACCGGCTGCGGATCGACACCCCGTCGGCGTCGACGCCGGAGAACGTCGCCGACGTCGTGGCGCAGATCGTGGAGCACTTCGGCGGCCAGATCGCCGCCGACGGGCCGATCGGCATCACGATCCCGGCGGTCGTGACGCACGGGATCACCCGGTCCGCCGCGAACATCGACAAGTCCTGGATCAACTGCGACGCGGAGAAGATCTTCGAGGACAAGCTCGGGCGCGACATCCTCCTGGTCAACGACGCCGACGCCGCCGGCGTCGCCGAGGTGAAGTACGGCGCCGCGGCGGGCCACCCCGGCCTCGTGGTCCTCACCACCCTCGGCACCGGCATCGGGACGGCGATCCTCTACCGCGGGGTGCTCGTGCCGAACTCCGAGCTCGGCCACCTCGAGATCGACGGCTACGACGCCGAGAAGCGCGCGGCCTCGAGCATCAAGGACAAGGAAGGCCTCTCGTACGCGAAGTGGGCGAAGCGCCTGCAGCGCTACTACGAGACCCTCGAGGCGCTGCTCTGGCCCGACCTGATCGTCGTCGGCGGTGGCGTCAGCAAGGACTCCGACAAGTTCCTGCCTCTGATCGACATCAACGCCGAGATGGTCCCGGCCAAGCTGCGGAACACGGCCGGCATCGTCGGCGCTGCCTGGCTCGCGGCCAACCGCCTCCAGCAGCCCGCCCTCGTCCGCGAGGGCACCGCGGCGGAGTCCGCGCTCGTCGAGTAGGACGCCTCCCGGGTGGGTCGGGCGCCGGCGCGGGTGCGGCGAGCAGGCTCAGACCTCGCCGGTCACGCCGCCGCCGAGCTCGGCCACGACGTCGAGCTGACCGAGGTGGCGGGCGTACTCCTGCACCACGTGCAGCAGCACCCGCTCGAGGGTGGCCGGTGGTTCGCCGTCCCACCGCTCGCTCGGCCGGCCCACCTCGTCGAGGTCGTGCCGGCGGACGACCGCCTCCGTGACCTCGGCCTGCCGACGCCACGCCGCCAGGACGTCGGCGGTCCCCACCTCGTCGGGCACGACCCAGCGGCCGTCGACCTCGTCGCCGTGCGGGTCATCCACGGGCGTGCCCTCGAAGCCCCAGACGAACCAGCGCCGTTCCATGAAGGTCAGGTGCCGCACCAGCTCGCGCGGCGTCCAGCCCGACGGGACCCGGCTGCGCCGCGCCTCGTCCTCGGTCATCGCCTCGACCCGCCGCCCGACGCCGTCGCGGAAGTAGGCGAGGTAGCGCAGGTAGACCTCGGTCCGCGTGCTCACGTGCTCCGTGGGCTCGGGGAACGGGACGCTCACGCCGTCCCTGTCGCCGCTGCTGCTGCCGACGCGGGGGCAAGGACGTCCAGGAACCACCCCCCGCGGGGGTCCGGCACGAGCTCGCACGGGCGGTGCCCGGCCACCAGGGCGACGACGGCGGCCGGCGTACGCGGGGTGCGTTCCGCCTCGCAGATCCAGCGGGCGACGAGGCCGCGCGTGTGCTTCGCCGCGTGGGAGACGACCACGCGGCGGCCCTCGACCTCGGTGAAGACGCGCACCGCCACGTACGCCTTCGCGGCCGAGCCCGTGGGGCGCCAGACCGACGCGTACGACGAGGAACGTCCGTCGACGACCACGCCGTCACCGGCCAGCGCGACCATGACCGGTCCGAGGACCGCGCGCCAGCGGGCGGCGACCGTCCCGACGCCGGGGAGCGTGGCGGTCATCGGCAGCCGGTACGGCGTGATCGGGTCCGTCGGCCCGACCGGGCCCCACAGCGCGCTCTGGACGCGCACCCAGCGGTTGGCCCGACGGCGCCCGGCCGGGCTCAGCGACGCGTGGTCGAGGGCGGCGTAGAGGACGCCGGTGTAGACGTCGACCGCCCGGCGGGCCGGGGTGGTGCGGAGGTGGACGTTCCGGGCGACCTCGTCGGTCAGGCCGGGGCTGAGGCCCAGCGCGGCCGCGGCACCGGGCTGTGCGCTCGCGACCGCCAGCGCGTCCAGGAGCTCCTCGCGCAGCGGCGTCAGCCCCGGGTGCGGCAGCGCGGCCAGGTCGACGGGCCGACCGCGGCGTGCGGGCGCCGCCTTGCCCTCTGAGGGCGGGAGCAGGATCAGCACGACGACCCTTCGACAAGCTCAGGGAACGTGGTCACATCCGGTCGAGGGCCTCGATGCCGAGCAGGTCGAGCCCGGCGGCGAGGACGCGCTTCGTCGCGGCGCACAGGGCGAGCCGGGAGCTGCGCACCTCGCCCTCCGAACGCAGGACGGGGCAGCGCTCGTAGAACACCGAGAGCGTGCCCGCGAGGTCGTAGAGGTAGGCGCAGAGCTTGTGCGGCTGCAGCGTCGAGGCGACCTCGGCGACGACGTCGCCGTAGCCCGACAGCAGCAGGGCGAGGGCCTGCTCCTGCGGCTCGTCGAGCACGGTCACGGCCTCGTGCGCCGGCAGGACGCCCTCGGCCGCGGCGCGGGCGAGGACCTGCGTCATCCGGGCGTGGGCGTACTGCAGGTAGGGACCGGTGTTGCCCGTGGTCGCCACCATGCGCTCGATGTCGAAGACGTAGTTCTGGTTGAGCCCGTTCGACAGGTCCGCGTACTTGATCGCGGCCAGCGCGATGGGCGGCGAGGCGATCTCCTCGGCCATGTCGAGCAGCGTGGCGAGGTGCATGGCCTTGCCGTCGCGGGTCTTGTACGGCCGCCCGTCCGCGCCCAGGACCATCCCGTAGCCGACGTGCTCGGCGCTGACGGTGTCGGGCAGCCAGCCCGCCATCCGCGCGACCGCGAACACCTGGGCGAAGTGGTCGCCCTGGCGCACGTCGGTGACGTAGATCAGCCGGTCGGCCTTGAGGTCGCGGACCCGGTGCAGCAGCGCCGCGAGGTCGGTGACGTCGTAGCCGTAGCCGCCGTCGCGCTTGCGCAGGATCAGCGGCGCGTTGAAGCCGGGCACGAAGACGCAGAGCGCGCCGTCGTCGACGACCGCGACGCCCTTCGCCTTGAGCTCGTCGGCGACCGGGCCGAGGACGGCGTTGTAGATCGACTCCCCGGCCAGGTGCTCGTCGGTCAGCAGGACGTGCAGGCGGGCGTACATCGTGTTGAAGCCGGCCAGCGACACCTCGACCAGGGAGCGCCAGATCCGCAGCGTCTCCTCGTCGCCGGACTGCAGCGCGACGACGCGGAGCCGGGCCCGGTCGGCGAAATCGTGGTCGTCCTTGAAGTGCGCCGCGGCGCGCTTGTAGAGCTCCTCGGCCTCGACCAGGTCGAGCGCGGCGGGGTCGAGGCGCTCGACGAGGATCTGCTCGACCAGCTGGCCGAACTGGGTGCCCCAGTCACCGAGGTGGTTCTGCGGGAGGACCTCGTGGCCGGCGGCGGTGAGGACGCGGTTGAAGCAGTCGCCGATGATCGTGGTCCGCAGGTGGCCGACGTGCATCTGCTTGGCCACGTTCGGCGAGCTGTAGTCGATGACGACGCGCTGCGGGTGCTCGGCCTGCTCGACGCCGAGGGCCGGGTCGGCGAGCTGGCCGGTGACGTAGCCGGCCAGCACCGACGAGCGGAGCCGGAAGTTGAGGAACCCGGGCCCGGCGATCTCGACGGGCTCGCAGAGGTCGTCGACGTCGAGGCGGGCGACGATGTCGGCCGCGACCTCGCGCGGGGACTTGCGCTCGCTCTTGGCCAGGCGGAGGGCGACGTTGGACTGGAAGTGCCCGAACTCCGGCCGGGTCGCCGGACGCAGCTCCGGCTCGATCCCGGCCACGGCCTGCACACGCGCGCTGAGCTGGGAGGGGAGGGACGCCATGATCGGTGATTCTTCCACTCCGGTCGTGCGCGCCCGACCACGTTCCCGGGCGCCGGCGACCCTGGGACCACGAGAACGGGTCTCAGCTCGGGTCGATCAATTAGTTCGAACGCCGACATGGACGACGCAAGCCGCATAGCCTGTCGAACTTGCCAGACCCCACACCCCAGGAGTGCCTCATGCATACCAGCAGACGGGCGGCCTCCGCTCTCGTCGGGCTCTCGAGCGCCATGGCGGGCGTATCCGGTTGCGGCATCGATCCCGCACCTCCTGCGGCTCCCGGCGTCAGCAGCTTGGCCCCGTCCGCGGCAGCCGAGACGACACAGGCGGCGACCGAGACTCGATCGGCAGAAGAGGTCTTCGGCGACCTCGCCAAGACCATCGACTCGGCGAAGCTGGTGAAGACCTACACGGAGGACGACGACCCCAACAAGCTGTTGGGACGGCCGAACGGGTACACGTCGAAGGTCGCCTTCTCGGACTCGCGCATCGCGAAGAAAGACCTCGAGTTCACGGAGAGCGACGCCATCGAACGAGGAGGCTCCGTCGAGGTCTATCCCGACGCCGAAGGCGCCAAGCAGCGCGCGGACTACATCCAGACGATCGGGAAGAGCTCCTCCGCCCTCGCGAACGAGTACGACTACCTCAAGGGTCCGATCCTGGTTCGCGTGACCGGAATTCTTCCTCCGTCGAAGGCCAAGGACTATCAAGTCGCCCTCGGCTGACAACAGGTGCAGCCTCGCGCGGCGGTCGAGGACCACCTGAGTCTCCGTCTTGTCGCGCAGGGGGCAGCATGGGCCGGGTGCCGCAGCCGCTCCAACCGTTCCTGCACGACCTCGTCAGCCAGGTCGCCGCGCCCACCCAGACGTGGTCGACACCCGACGGGCAGGTGGTGCCGCGTGACGACGACGCGGCCGGGGTCACCGGGCTGCTGCACGGCGACGTGCGGCTCCTCAGCGGGATCGAGGTCTCTGTCGACGACGACCCAGGCGTACCGGTCGCCCACCACGGCCGCCCCGACGGCAGCGTCGTCTTCACCTCTCTGCTCCGCGGCCTCGACGCCGCGTACGCGGACTCCGGCGACCCCCGCGTCCGGCTCGACCGCACCCGCACCGTCGTCCCGGGTCGTCTGACCGAGGAGCTGGTCCTCGGCTCCACGCTCGACGTCGACGTCGAGGTGCGGGTCGCCGTACGGCTGACGCCCGACGCGACGCCGATGGAGCTCGTCCGCGTCGGGGCGCCCCGCGTCGCCGTGACGCCGGCGGAGGACGCCGGCCACGGGTGGACCTCGGCGGGGATCGACGTGACGATCGCCGCCCCGGGCGCCGGGTGGACCGTCGCGGACGGGCGAGTCACGCTTTCCTGGACGCTGACGGTCCCGCGACGTTCCTCGGTCGCGGTGCGCTGGACGGCCGACGTCGTCGACCCCGCGCCGGTCGTGGTCGCCGCGCCCCCGGACCTCACGCACGACCGCGTGCTGCTCGGGCCCGAGGAGGACCAGCGGCTCGGCCCCTGGCTGGAACGTTCCGTGGCCGACCTCGCGGGCCTCACGATGGCGCTGCCCGACAGCCCGGGCGACGTGTTCTACGCCGCGGGCGCCCCCTGGTACTTCACCCTCTTCGGTCGCGACAGCCTGTGGGCGGCGCGGCTGTCCCTGCCGCTCGGCCTGGACGTCGCGCGCGGCACGCTGCGGACGCTCGCCCGGCTCCAAGGTCGCGCGGACGACCCGCGGACCGGGGAGCAGCCGGGCAAGATCCCGCACGAGCTGCGGCGCAACGGCTTCCAGCTCGGCGGGATGTCGCTCCCCCCGCTCTACTACGGCACCGTCGACGCCACCCCGCTGTGGATCTGCCTCCTGCACGACGCGTGGCGGGCCGGGCTCCCCGACGACGACGTGATCGCGCTGCTGCCGAACGTCGAGGCCGCGCTCGACTGGCTCACCGCGCAGACCGCGCCGGACGCGCGGGGCGGGAGCGTCGAGGGATTCGTCCGCTACGTCAGCGCGGGCAGCGACGGCCTGGCCAACCAGGGCTGGAAGGACAGCGACGACGCGGTCCGGTTCGCCGACGGGACGTACGCCGAGGGCGCCATCGCGCTGTGCGAGGTGCAGGGCTACGCGTACGAGGCCGCGGTCTCCGGCGCGGCGCTGCTGGACGGCTTCGACCGACCCGGCGGCGACGAGCTCCGCGGGTGGGCACAGGGTTTGCAGGAACGGTTCCGGGCGTCGTTCTGGTGCGAGACGGGCTCCGGGGAGGACGACTACCCCGCGCTCGCGCTCGACGGGACCGGGCGGCGGGTCGACGCGCTGACCAGCAACATCGGGCACCTGCTGGGCACCGGCCTGCTCAACCTCGAGGAGGAGTGGCGGGTGGCCCGCCGGGTCGGTTCACCGGCGCTCGACTCCGGCCTCGGGCTGCGGACGATGTCCACGGACGACGCCGCGTACGCCCCGCTCAGCTATCACTGCGGCTCGGTCTGGCCGCACGACACCGCGATCGTCGTCGACGGGCTCACCCGGGCCGGGCTCGCCGAGGCCGCCGACGGGCTGGTCGAGGGCCTGCTCGCCGCCTCGGTCGCCTTCGACCAGCGACTCCCCGAGCTGTGGAGCGGCGAGGGCGCCCCGGTCCCCTACCCCGCCGCCTGCCGGCCGCAGGCCTGGAGCGCCGCGGCGGCCGTCGTCGTGGCCCGCCGGGCCGGGGTCTTCGGCGGGGTCTGACGCAGCCTGGCCGAACCTCAGGAGTTTCACGTTCACGTGAAAACCCTCGCTCTGCACGGCAGATCTGCCGTGGTGAGTGCAGGAGTTTCACGTGAACGTGAAACTCCTGGGATCCGGGCCCAGGCGCCGGACCGAGCCTGGCCGGTCCGGGGCCGGGGGGAAGGGTCAGCGGGTGAGGCCGTAGTCCTTCAGCTCGAAGGTGTCGACGGACGGGGCGAAGAACTTCTCGCCCACCCACGACGGCAGGGACGCCGCGACCCGCAGGCCGGTGTGGAAGGCGCCGATGCCGACCCGGCTCTTGGGGTTGGCGAGGCGCGGGGTGCCCGGCGGGAGCTTCTGCGCCTGGGCGACGTAGGGGCGCAGGACCTCCTCGTACGCGGTGAGGCCCGCGCGCGGGTCGCCGTGGGTGGCCAGCTCGCCGGCCAGGACGTACGCGCCCACGAGCGAGAGGCTCGTGCCCATCCCGCTGACCGGGGCGGCGCACCACGCGGCGTCGCCGAGAAGCGCGACGCGGCCCCGGGACCACGCCGGCGCGAAGACCTGCCCGATCGACTCCGAGTAGAGGTCGTCGGCCTCCTCGAAGCCCTCGAGGACCCGTTCGGCCTGCCAGCCGGCGTCGCCGAAGTCGGCGCGCAGCTGGGTGAGGAGCTCCTTGGACGAGCGGTCCTGCACACCCGCTCGCGACCCGCCGTCGGTGAGCCGGGTGAGGGTCGCCCGTGTGGTGCCGTGGGTGTCGGGGCGGAGGGTGACGCTGCGGCCGCCGGGAGCGTTGTACCAGCGCCACCAGGGCTTGTCGGACTCGGTGCGCGGGATGGTGCCGTAGGTGATCTGGAGGTTCAGCGAGCGGATCTCGACCTCGTCGCCGAAGACGAGGCCACGCGTGGAGGAGCCGATGCCGTCGGCCGCGACGACGAGGTCGAAGTGCTCGTCCGGCGCGTGCTCGAAGGCGACGAGCACCTGCTCGCCCTCCTCGGTGAGGCCGGTGATCCGGTCGCCGAAGCGGTACTCGACCGGCCGGTCGCCCGCGAGCGTCGCCCCGACCAGGATCTCGGAGAGGTCGCCGCGCAGGATCTCGCGCTCGCCGGTCGCCCCGCCGGAGTCGGAGGTCCCCGCCGGGAACGCCGCCACGATCCGGCCGTCCGCA includes:
- the ppgK gene encoding polyphosphate--glucose phosphotransferase, translated to MSEATAASTPPVLGIDIGGSGIKGAPVDLSTGEFAADRLRIDTPSASTPENVADVVAQIVEHFGGQIAADGPIGITIPAVVTHGITRSAANIDKSWINCDAEKIFEDKLGRDILLVNDADAAGVAEVKYGAAAGHPGLVVLTTLGTGIGTAILYRGVLVPNSELGHLEIDGYDAEKRAASSIKDKEGLSYAKWAKRLQRYYETLEALLWPDLIVVGGGVSKDSDKFLPLIDINAEMVPAKLRNTAGIVGAAWLAANRLQQPALVREGTAAESALVE
- a CDS encoding FAD-dependent monooxygenase, with product MTRVLISGASIAGPALAFWLRRAGWDAVVVERAPELRTGGQNIDIRGAAREAVRRMGLDDAVAAATTGEEGTEFIGADGRIVAAFPAGTSDSGGATGEREILRGDLSEILVGATLAGDRPVEYRFGDRITGLTEEGEQVLVAFEHAPDEHFDLVVAADGIGSSTRGLVFGDEVEIRSLNLQITYGTIPRTESDKPWWRWYNAPGGRSVTLRPDTHGTTRATLTRLTDGGSRAGVQDRSSKELLTQLRADFGDAGWQAERVLEGFEEADDLYSESIGQVFAPAWSRGRVALLGDAAWCAAPVSGMGTSLSLVGAYVLAGELATHGDPRAGLTAYEEVLRPYVAQAQKLPPGTPRLANPKSRVGIGAFHTGLRVAASLPSWVGEKFFAPSVDTFELKDYGLTR
- a CDS encoding glycogen debranching N-terminal domain-containing protein, whose amino-acid sequence is MPQPLQPFLHDLVSQVAAPTQTWSTPDGQVVPRDDDAAGVTGLLHGDVRLLSGIEVSVDDDPGVPVAHHGRPDGSVVFTSLLRGLDAAYADSGDPRVRLDRTRTVVPGRLTEELVLGSTLDVDVEVRVAVRLTPDATPMELVRVGAPRVAVTPAEDAGHGWTSAGIDVTIAAPGAGWTVADGRVTLSWTLTVPRRSSVAVRWTADVVDPAPVVVAAPPDLTHDRVLLGPEEDQRLGPWLERSVADLAGLTMALPDSPGDVFYAAGAPWYFTLFGRDSLWAARLSLPLGLDVARGTLRTLARLQGRADDPRTGEQPGKIPHELRRNGFQLGGMSLPPLYYGTVDATPLWICLLHDAWRAGLPDDDVIALLPNVEAALDWLTAQTAPDARGGSVEGFVRYVSAGSDGLANQGWKDSDDAVRFADGTYAEGAIALCEVQGYAYEAAVSGAALLDGFDRPGGDELRGWAQGLQERFRASFWCETGSGEDDYPALALDGTGRRVDALTSNIGHLLGTGLLNLEEEWRVARRVGSPALDSGLGLRTMSTDDAAYAPLSYHCGSVWPHDTAIVVDGLTRAGLAEAADGLVEGLLAASVAFDQRLPELWSGEGAPVPYPAACRPQAWSAAAAVVVARRAGVFGGV
- a CDS encoding DinB family protein, encoding MSVPFPEPTEHVSTRTEVYLRYLAYFRDGVGRRVEAMTEDEARRSRVPSGWTPRELVRHLTFMERRWFVWGFEGTPVDDPHGDEVDGRWVVPDEVGTADVLAAWRRQAEVTEAVVRRHDLDEVGRPSERWDGEPPATLERVLLHVVQEYARHLGQLDVVAELGGGVTGEV
- a CDS encoding SDR family NAD(P)-dependent oxidoreductase; this translates as MTKNDIRGLTKDSTADDVLAGIDLTGKRAVVTGAASGIGVETARSLARAGADVTIAVRNTTKGREVAADIEATTGRAVTVSELHLDEIASVHAFVTAWSGPLHILVNNAGIMDSPLAYTSAGWESQLATNHLGHFALATGLHEALVEAGSARVVAVSSSGHGSSPFHFEDPFFVRREYTPNLGYGQSKTANVLFAVEAQRRWGAEGITANALMPGGIWTGLQKHWDPEVLATLKRDAVDVVKTTEQGASTSVLLATAPELEGYGGRYFEDNREAQVVPEIYDVVYGVVPWAVDPEAASRLWDVSTALVDAELVRLGLTTSR
- the argS gene encoding arginine--tRNA ligase, translating into MASLPSQLSARVQAVAGIEPELRPATRPEFGHFQSNVALRLAKSERKSPREVAADIVARLDVDDLCEPVEIAGPGFLNFRLRSSVLAGYVTGQLADPALGVEQAEHPQRVVIDYSSPNVAKQMHVGHLRTTIIGDCFNRVLTAAGHEVLPQNHLGDWGTQFGQLVEQILVERLDPAALDLVEAEELYKRAAAHFKDDHDFADRARLRVVALQSGDEETLRIWRSLVEVSLAGFNTMYARLHVLLTDEHLAGESIYNAVLGPVADELKAKGVAVVDDGALCVFVPGFNAPLILRKRDGGYGYDVTDLAALLHRVRDLKADRLIYVTDVRQGDHFAQVFAVARMAGWLPDTVSAEHVGYGMVLGADGRPYKTRDGKAMHLATLLDMAEEIASPPIALAAIKYADLSNGLNQNYVFDIERMVATTGNTGPYLQYAHARMTQVLARAAAEGVLPAHEAVTVLDEPQEQALALLLSGYGDVVAEVASTLQPHKLCAYLYDLAGTLSVFYERCPVLRSEGEVRSSRLALCAATKRVLAAGLDLLGIEALDRM
- a CDS encoding YaaA family protein, with the protein product MLILLPPSEGKAAPARRGRPVDLAALPHPGLTPLREELLDALAVASAQPGAAAALGLSPGLTDEVARNVHLRTTPARRAVDVYTGVLYAALDHASLSPAGRRRANRWVRVQSALWGPVGPTDPITPYRLPMTATLPGVGTVAARWRAVLGPVMVALAGDGVVVDGRSSSYASVWRPTGSAAKAYVAVRVFTEVEGRRVVVSHAAKHTRGLVARWICEAERTPRTPAAVVALVAGHRPCELVPDPRGGWFLDVLAPASAAAAATGTA
- a CDS encoding TetR family transcriptional regulator — translated: MPIRDADATRARIMAAATAEFAEHGLAGGRVDRIAAAAQTNKAQLYHYFGNKETLFDLVFGHYVQTHVANGWFDPERLPEYAVGVYDYYLQDPVLVRLATWARLERTPTGDLYARVGGVDVQVVARIEMAQAQGILVDTMQPLDIYSLVVGMASSWAQSSLTFTATADEPEAVHAARRAALADAVRASFCR